A region from the Haloarcula limicola genome encodes:
- a CDS encoding PH domain-containing protein, with the protein MPSEHDWLTLDDDEEIVWRGQPSTESLYGTYIVGVPMILLLGLGLVVIASARLRQRNTDYVITDKGVYKKTGIFSRAVTEIDLDKVQNTSFSVGAVGRYFDYGDVMISTAGGSGVEMTLRGVADPQAVQKQLSRGVKRAQSESDDETDDESKSDVLVEILTELQAIRQSLDAGNRPGNGDRRPERDG; encoded by the coding sequence ATGCCCTCCGAACACGATTGGCTCACGCTGGACGACGACGAGGAGATCGTCTGGCGGGGCCAGCCCTCCACCGAATCGCTCTACGGGACGTATATCGTCGGCGTCCCGATGATACTGCTCTTGGGACTGGGCCTCGTCGTCATCGCCTCGGCGCGCCTCCGCCAGCGGAACACCGACTACGTCATCACGGACAAGGGCGTCTACAAGAAGACGGGGATCTTCAGTCGCGCCGTCACGGAGATCGACCTCGACAAGGTCCAGAACACCTCGTTCTCGGTCGGCGCGGTCGGCCGGTACTTCGACTACGGGGACGTGATGATAAGCACCGCCGGCGGCTCCGGCGTCGAGATGACGCTCCGCGGCGTCGCGGACCCGCAAGCCGTTCAGAAGCAACTCTCGCGCGGCGTCAAACGCGCACAGAGCGAGTCCGACGACGAGACCGACGACGAGTCGAAATCGGACGTGCTCGTCGAGATCCTGACCGAGCTGCAGGCGATACGGCAGTCGCTCGACGCGGGGAACCGGCCCGGCAACGGTGACCGCCGGCCCGAGCGCGACGGATGA
- a CDS encoding PH domain-containing protein, with protein MSDPAWLSLDGDEEIHWQGQPRQRVVLQGVALGLIAALVVGALGWLVVGAAALSTAVSLAVVVPIALAAFAVPTAAAWLWRRTTRYVLTETALYHRTGVLSVTVTELSLRKIQNTSYAQGVLGNVFGHGTVTVDTAGSEGAELRLVAMNDPAAIQRRIAERAKRVRGDDADAADVPGTLEQWRAVLAEIRGVRAALDRE; from the coding sequence ATGAGCGACCCGGCCTGGCTCTCGCTGGACGGCGACGAGGAGATTCACTGGCAGGGCCAACCCCGTCAGCGGGTCGTCCTGCAGGGCGTCGCGCTGGGGCTGATCGCGGCGCTCGTCGTCGGCGCGCTGGGGTGGCTGGTCGTCGGGGCCGCGGCGCTCTCGACCGCCGTCTCACTCGCCGTCGTGGTCCCCATCGCGCTCGCGGCGTTCGCCGTCCCGACGGCCGCGGCGTGGCTCTGGCGGCGGACGACCCGCTACGTTCTCACCGAGACGGCGCTGTACCACCGGACCGGCGTCCTCTCGGTGACGGTGACGGAGCTCTCGCTCCGGAAGATCCAGAACACCTCCTACGCGCAGGGCGTCCTCGGCAACGTCTTCGGTCACGGCACGGTCACCGTCGACACCGCCGGGAGCGAGGGGGCCGAACTCAGATTGGTGGCGATGAACGACCCGGCCGCGATCCAGCGACGCATCGCCGAGCGGGCCAAACGGGTCCGCGGCGACGACGCCGACGCCGCGGACGTGCCGGGCACCCTCGAACAGTGGCGGGCCGTCCTCGCGGAGATTCGCGGCGTCCGGGCCGCGCTCGATCGGGAGTAG
- a CDS encoding FKBP-type peptidyl-prolyl cis-trans isomerase → MAIEPGDGVSIEYVGRFEDGSVFDTSRADVAREEGLLDAQGTDPDDYAPLAFTVGAGDIIEGLDEALVGMEEGEEATVTVPPEKAYGEPNETKVREYDPETFEAMVGRSAEVGIHVEAENGLHGDVTAVRDDAVEVDFNHELAGKTLVFDVEVLEVRED, encoded by the coding sequence ATGGCAATCGAACCCGGTGACGGGGTCTCCATCGAGTACGTCGGTCGGTTCGAGGACGGGAGCGTCTTCGATACATCGCGCGCTGACGTGGCCCGCGAGGAGGGACTGCTCGACGCGCAGGGGACCGACCCCGACGACTACGCGCCGCTCGCGTTCACCGTCGGCGCGGGCGACATCATCGAGGGGCTCGACGAGGCGCTCGTCGGGATGGAGGAAGGCGAGGAAGCGACCGTCACGGTCCCCCCGGAGAAAGCCTACGGCGAACCCAACGAGACGAAAGTCAGGGAGTACGACCCCGAGACGTTCGAGGCGATGGTCGGGAGATCGGCCGAGGTCGGCATCCACGTCGAGGCCGAGAACGGCCTCCACGGGGACGTGACGGCCGTTCGAGACGACGCCGTCGAGGTGGACTTCAACCACGAACTCGCCGGGAAGACGCTGGTCTTCGACGTGGAAGTCCTCGAAGTCAGGGAGGATTAG
- a CDS encoding CobW family GTP-binding protein, which yields MATDPTDSVPITVVSGPLGAGKTTLVNRLLSNPGDRRIAVVVNDMGEVNVDAELLAEETEEGIVDLSNGCICCRLQDDLVTEVTRLAEERSFDYLVVEASGISEPLPIARTLSVGTDDATLPDKFRLDTTVSVVDAYGFWKAFDADESLPDAAPDPERPLTEVLVDQIEFCDVLLLNKCDMVPDEELDAVEAAIRELQPRATLYRTTYSEVDPSAVLGTGLFDFESARREQGWKRTLAEDGRAEGHDESGHESHDRGHDHGEQSAAAAHGVESFVYRRERPFHSERFDARLDDWDGSVVRAKGFAWVASRPETVLGVSQAGPAVQAGPIGEWGEDDPATRLVFIGREMDEEGIASELDDCLATDAERAAGAEGEGAAAGDPFPREG from the coding sequence ATGGCAACTGACCCGACGGACTCGGTACCGATCACGGTCGTCAGCGGGCCGCTCGGCGCGGGCAAGACGACGCTCGTCAACCGGCTCCTCTCGAATCCCGGCGACAGGCGCATCGCCGTCGTCGTCAACGACATGGGCGAGGTCAACGTGGACGCGGAGTTGCTGGCCGAGGAGACCGAGGAGGGCATCGTCGATCTCTCGAACGGCTGTATCTGCTGTCGCCTGCAGGACGACTTGGTCACCGAAGTCACGCGGCTGGCCGAGGAGCGCTCCTTCGACTACCTCGTCGTCGAGGCGTCGGGAATCAGCGAACCGCTCCCCATCGCGCGGACGCTGAGCGTCGGCACGGACGACGCGACCCTCCCCGATAAGTTCCGACTCGACACGACCGTCTCCGTGGTCGACGCCTACGGCTTCTGGAAGGCCTTCGATGCCGACGAGTCGCTGCCCGACGCCGCGCCAGACCCGGAGCGACCCCTGACCGAGGTACTGGTCGACCAGATAGAGTTCTGCGACGTGCTCCTGTTGAACAAGTGCGACATGGTCCCCGACGAGGAACTCGACGCCGTCGAGGCGGCGATCCGCGAACTCCAGCCGCGGGCGACGCTGTACCGGACGACCTACAGCGAGGTCGACCCGAGCGCGGTGCTCGGCACCGGGCTGTTCGACTTCGAGTCCGCGCGGCGCGAACAGGGCTGGAAACGAACGCTCGCGGAGGACGGACGCGCGGAGGGACACGACGAATCAGGTCACGAGAGCCACGACCGCGGTCACGACCACGGCGAGCAGTCGGCCGCGGCGGCCCACGGCGTCGAGTCGTTCGTCTACCGCCGCGAGCGACCCTTCCACTCAGAGCGGTTCGACGCGCGGCTCGACGACTGGGACGGCTCCGTCGTCCGGGCGAAGGGGTTCGCGTGGGTGGCGAGCAGGCCGGAGACGGTACTCGGCGTGAGTCAGGCGGGGCCGGCCGTGCAAGCCGGTCCCATCGGGGAGTGGGGCGAGGACGACCCGGCGACCCGGCTCGTCTTCATCGGCCGCGAGATGGACGAGGAGGGTATCGCCTCGGAACTCGACGACTGTCTCGCGACCGACGCGGAGCGGGCGGCGGGAGCGGAGGGAGAAGGGGCGGCAGCGGGCGACCCGTTCCCGCGCGAGGGGTGA
- a CDS encoding SHOCT domain-containing protein, protein MSATRNDGRLVALILLALGALVVLPALLMGFGMLGGGMMWGSGMWGGSGMWGGGMWGGSGTAPGWIWLVGLLAQLLFLAAVVGVGYLLYRALVGGDRADPALAELRQAYARGDLSDEEYERRRERLREEE, encoded by the coding sequence GTGAGCGCGACGCGGAACGACGGCCGACTCGTCGCGCTGATTCTCCTCGCCCTCGGCGCGCTCGTCGTCCTGCCGGCCCTCCTGATGGGGTTCGGGATGCTCGGCGGCGGCATGATGTGGGGGAGCGGAATGTGGGGCGGTAGCGGCATGTGGGGCGGCGGGATGTGGGGCGGTAGCGGGACCGCGCCCGGCTGGATCTGGCTCGTCGGTCTCCTCGCACAGCTGCTGTTCCTCGCGGCGGTCGTCGGCGTGGGCTACCTCCTCTACCGGGCGCTCGTCGGCGGGGACCGGGCCGACCCGGCGCTGGCCGAACTCCGGCAGGCGTACGCCCGCGGCGACCTCAGCGACGAGGAGTACGAGCGGCGGCGCGAACGGTTGCGCGAGGAGGAGTAG
- a CDS encoding sulfite exporter TauE/SafE family protein: MLDFALPVGPALVALLVAIAFFAGIGITTIGPGGIFLTIALYALTPLSPGTIAGTAQATFVATGLVATAAYVRSGELATGETRTLTVVLSVSSVAGALAGAGLNAFVSRGMFGLLLGGLASGVGGVILYRERRGFMPLATFDQTTASGKLALGALGFVLGGFSGLLGVGGPVLAVPALVLVGVPMLYAIAVAQVQSIFIAAFASLGYLAQGTISLALAGVVGLPLVAGVLVGWRVAHLVDPNRLKVALGGVLLLVGPYLAL; encoded by the coding sequence GTGCTCGATTTCGCTCTCCCGGTCGGGCCGGCGCTCGTCGCACTCTTAGTCGCGATTGCCTTCTTCGCCGGCATCGGCATCACGACCATCGGTCCCGGCGGTATCTTCCTGACCATCGCGCTGTACGCGCTGACGCCCCTGTCGCCGGGCACCATCGCCGGCACCGCGCAGGCGACGTTCGTGGCGACCGGGCTGGTCGCCACCGCCGCGTACGTGCGCTCGGGCGAGCTCGCCACCGGCGAGACGCGGACGCTGACCGTCGTCTTGAGCGTCAGCAGCGTCGCCGGCGCGCTGGCCGGGGCCGGACTGAACGCGTTCGTCTCCCGCGGGATGTTCGGCCTGCTGCTGGGCGGTCTGGCGAGCGGCGTCGGCGGCGTCATCCTCTACCGCGAGCGGCGCGGCTTCATGCCGCTTGCGACGTTCGATCAGACGACCGCGTCGGGGAAACTCGCGCTCGGCGCGCTCGGGTTCGTCCTCGGCGGGTTCAGCGGCCTGCTCGGCGTCGGTGGCCCGGTGCTGGCCGTCCCCGCGCTCGTCCTCGTCGGCGTACCGATGCTGTACGCCATCGCCGTCGCGCAGGTCCAGTCCATCTTTATCGCGGCGTTCGCCTCGCTGGGCTACCTCGCACAGGGGACGATCTCGCTCGCGCTGGCGGGCGTCGTCGGCCTCCCGCTCGTCGCGGGCGTCCTCGTCGGCTGGCGCGTCGCCCACCTCGTCGACCCGAACCGCCTGAAGGTCGCGCTCGGCGGCGTCCTGTTGCTCGTCGGGCCGTACCTCGCGCTGTGA
- a CDS encoding acyl-CoA mutase large subunit family protein — protein MFDPDELDEIREAKAEWEEEAVQPTVDRFGERKETFTTDTAGHEVDRLYTPADVADLDYEEDLGFPGEDPYTRGVYPTGYRGRLWTMRQYAGMGTAAETNERYHYLLEQGQTGLSMAFDLPTQMGYDSDAAMAAGEVGKTGVAIDSLDDMETVFDGIPLDEVSTSMTINAPASVLLAMYIAVGDRQGVDREELRGTIQNDVLKEYIARNTFIYPPEPSMRLITDIFEFCAAEVPNFNTISISGYHIREAGSTAAQEIAFTLGDGIEYVEAAIDAGLDVDEFAPQLSFFFASYNNILEEVAKFRAARRLWAKIMEERFDAENPKSKQLKFHTQTAGSTLTAQQIENNVVRVAYQALAAVLGGTQSLHTNGKDEAIGLPTEESVRTALRTQQILAHESGAADTIDPLAGSYYVESLTDELEADARELIGEVDERGGMRQAIEDQWVQRQIQDVAFERQQEQEDGERIIVGVNEFEVEEEGEQDIEEVDEALEETQKENVAAVRDDRDEAAVEDALDSLRTAAEGEENLMPYIIDAVKTYATTGEICDVLRDVFGEYQPGSSL, from the coding sequence ATGTTCGACCCCGACGAGCTGGACGAGATCCGCGAGGCGAAAGCCGAGTGGGAGGAGGAGGCGGTCCAGCCGACCGTCGACCGCTTCGGCGAGCGCAAGGAGACGTTCACGACGGATACCGCGGGGCACGAGGTAGACCGGCTGTACACGCCCGCCGACGTGGCCGACCTCGACTACGAGGAGGATCTCGGCTTCCCGGGAGAGGACCCATATACCCGCGGCGTCTATCCGACTGGGTATCGGGGCCGCCTGTGGACGATGCGTCAGTACGCCGGGATGGGCACCGCCGCCGAGACCAACGAGCGCTATCACTACCTGCTGGAGCAGGGCCAGACCGGGCTCTCGATGGCGTTCGACCTGCCGACCCAGATGGGGTACGACTCCGACGCGGCGATGGCTGCGGGCGAGGTCGGCAAAACCGGCGTCGCCATCGACTCGCTCGACGACATGGAGACCGTCTTCGACGGCATCCCCTTAGACGAGGTCTCGACCTCGATGACCATCAACGCGCCCGCGAGCGTCCTGCTGGCGATGTACATCGCCGTCGGCGACCGGCAGGGCGTCGACCGCGAGGAGCTGCGCGGGACCATCCAGAACGACGTGCTCAAGGAGTACATCGCCCGCAACACGTTCATCTACCCGCCGGAGCCGTCGATGCGGCTCATCACCGACATCTTCGAGTTCTGCGCGGCGGAGGTGCCGAACTTCAACACCATCTCCATCTCGGGCTATCACATCCGCGAGGCCGGCTCGACCGCTGCCCAGGAGATCGCGTTCACGCTCGGCGACGGCATCGAGTACGTCGAGGCCGCCATCGACGCCGGACTCGACGTGGACGAGTTCGCCCCCCAGCTCTCCTTTTTCTTCGCCTCCTACAACAACATCTTGGAGGAGGTGGCGAAGTTCCGCGCCGCACGCCGCCTCTGGGCGAAGATCATGGAGGAGCGCTTCGACGCCGAGAACCCCAAGTCGAAGCAGCTGAAGTTCCACACCCAGACCGCCGGGTCGACGCTGACCGCCCAGCAGATAGAGAACAACGTCGTCCGCGTCGCCTATCAGGCGCTTGCGGCGGTGCTCGGCGGCACGCAGAGCCTGCACACCAACGGGAAGGACGAGGCCATCGGCCTGCCGACCGAGGAGTCCGTTCGGACGGCGCTGCGGACCCAGCAGATCCTAGCCCACGAGTCGGGCGCGGCCGACACCATCGACCCGCTGGCCGGGAGCTACTACGTCGAGTCGCTGACCGACGAACTCGAGGCGGACGCCCGCGAACTCATCGGAGAGGTCGACGAGCGCGGCGGGATGCGACAGGCCATCGAGGACCAGTGGGTCCAGCGCCAGATTCAAGACGTCGCCTTCGAGCGCCAGCAGGAACAGGAGGACGGCGAGCGGATCATCGTCGGCGTCAACGAGTTCGAGGTCGAGGAGGAGGGCGAACAGGACATCGAGGAGGTGGACGAGGCCCTCGAAGAGACCCAGAAGGAGAACGTCGCGGCCGTTCGCGACGACCGGGACGAGGCGGCCGTCGAGGACGCGCTCGACTCCCTCCGGACGGCCGCCGAGGGCGAGGAGAACCTGATGCCCTATATCATCGACGCGGTGAAGACCTACGCGACGACCGGCGAGATCTGCGACGTGCTCCGGGACGTGTTCGGCGAGTACCAGCCCGGGTCGTCGCTGTAG
- a CDS encoding MFS transporter, with translation MSVRRERTVLAAVVFAVLLAQVLLYPGVDTLVRALGAETQLDASMWFLAAEFAAFVVCAGLWGAVSDAVGRRVPFIVGGAVVGAVFYAALAWLPTVTGISFEGILVLRALQGGATIAAFSLSMTMLMDLEGGHGKNMGAAGIAIGLGTATGAPLGGQLYGVSPTLPLYIASVVLLAVAVLAVLVTDRAPSDGESKAAAAVTTLRETPALGIPYAFGFIDRLTAGFFALVGTLYFREAFELTPGETGIMLALFFAPFALLQYPFGVLSDSVGRTVPIVAGSSLYGLAVIGVGLAPTVVLAGAGMVLVGVIGALMSPATMALVTDLAGESGRGTAMAGFNAFGSVGFLAGILVGGSVAGEFGYFAAFVVAGGAELALALVTLPRLLELDLPVEERPTD, from the coding sequence GTGAGTGTCCGGAGAGAGCGGACCGTCCTCGCGGCCGTCGTCTTCGCCGTGCTGTTGGCACAGGTGCTCCTCTACCCGGGCGTCGACACGCTCGTCCGGGCGTTGGGCGCGGAGACGCAACTGGACGCGAGCATGTGGTTCCTCGCCGCGGAGTTCGCGGCCTTCGTCGTCTGTGCCGGCCTCTGGGGCGCGGTGAGCGACGCGGTCGGACGCCGAGTCCCGTTCATCGTCGGCGGTGCGGTGGTGGGCGCGGTGTTCTACGCCGCGCTGGCGTGGCTCCCGACCGTCACAGGCATATCCTTCGAGGGCATTCTCGTCCTCAGAGCGCTACAGGGCGGCGCGACCATCGCCGCGTTCTCGCTGTCGATGACGATGCTGATGGATCTCGAGGGGGGCCACGGGAAGAACATGGGCGCGGCGGGCATCGCCATCGGGTTGGGGACGGCGACCGGCGCACCGCTGGGCGGGCAACTGTACGGCGTCTCGCCGACGCTTCCGCTGTATATCGCCAGCGTCGTCTTGCTCGCGGTGGCGGTACTGGCGGTGCTGGTGACCGACCGCGCGCCCTCGGACGGGGAGAGCAAGGCGGCGGCCGCGGTGACGACCCTCCGAGAGACGCCTGCGCTGGGAATCCCGTACGCCTTCGGTTTCATCGACCGCCTGACCGCCGGCTTCTTCGCGCTCGTCGGCACGCTATACTTCCGAGAGGCCTTCGAGTTGACCCCCGGCGAGACGGGGATCATGCTCGCGCTCTTCTTCGCGCCGTTCGCCCTGCTCCAGTACCCCTTCGGCGTCCTCTCGGACAGCGTCGGCCGGACCGTCCCCATCGTCGCCGGGTCGTCGCTGTACGGGCTGGCCGTCATCGGCGTCGGGCTCGCGCCGACCGTCGTCCTCGCGGGGGCCGGGATGGTGCTGGTCGGCGTCATCGGCGCGCTGATGTCGCCAGCGACGATGGCCCTCGTCACCGACCTCGCGGGCGAGAGCGGGCGCGGGACGGCGATGGCCGGCTTCAACGCCTTCGGGAGCGTGGGCTTCCTCGCGGGCATCCTCGTCGGCGGATCCGTCGCCGGCGAGTTCGGTTACTTCGCGGCGTTCGTCGTCGCCGGCGGCGCGGAACTGGCGCTCGCGCTCGTGACGCTTCCGCGACTGCTCGAACTGGACCTGCCCGTCGAGGAGCGACCGACGGACTGA
- a CDS encoding glutathione-independent formaldehyde dehydrogenase, which translates to MDAVVYKGEHEVAVEEVDEPEIEHPNDVIIDITTTCICGSDLHMYEGRTAAEPGIVFGHENMGIVTEVGDAVSDLEEGDRVVAPFNVACGFCENCEDGYTGFCTNVNPGFAGGAYGYVAMGPYKGGQAEQLRIPYADFNALKLPEGDEHEDSFALLADIFPTGWHGTELANLEPGDSVAIYGAGPVGLMAAYSAKIKGAAEIYSVDRVPSRLELAEEHCDATAINFEEGDPVEQIMDEHGGEVDKGVDAVGYQAIDPEKEADDAYDPARENPAVVLNNLIRTVKPTGELGIPGLYVPEDPGAPDEMAAQGRLGIDFGLLFEKGQKLGTGQCNVKSYNRELRDLIIEGRADPSWVVSHRVGLEEAPEMYEAFDDREEGVTKVLLEP; encoded by the coding sequence ATGGACGCCGTAGTATACAAAGGCGAACACGAAGTGGCGGTCGAAGAAGTGGACGAGCCGGAGATCGAACACCCGAACGACGTGATCATCGACATTACGACGACGTGTATCTGTGGATCTGATCTCCACATGTACGAGGGGCGGACGGCCGCGGAGCCGGGGATCGTCTTCGGGCACGAGAACATGGGAATCGTCACGGAGGTCGGCGACGCCGTCTCCGACCTGGAGGAGGGCGACCGCGTCGTCGCCCCGTTCAACGTCGCCTGCGGGTTCTGCGAGAACTGCGAGGACGGGTACACCGGATTCTGTACGAACGTGAACCCGGGCTTCGCCGGCGGTGCGTACGGCTACGTCGCGATGGGGCCCTATAAGGGCGGACAGGCGGAGCAGCTGCGCATCCCCTACGCCGATTTCAACGCGCTGAAACTGCCGGAGGGCGACGAACACGAGGACTCCTTCGCGCTGCTCGCGGACATCTTCCCGACGGGTTGGCACGGCACGGAACTCGCCAACCTCGAACCGGGCGACTCCGTGGCCATCTACGGGGCCGGCCCGGTCGGGCTGATGGCGGCCTACAGCGCGAAGATAAAGGGCGCGGCCGAGATCTACTCGGTCGACCGCGTCCCGAGTCGCCTCGAACTCGCGGAGGAACACTGCGACGCGACGGCCATCAACTTCGAGGAGGGCGACCCGGTCGAACAGATTATGGACGAACACGGCGGCGAAGTGGACAAAGGCGTCGACGCCGTCGGCTATCAGGCCATCGACCCCGAGAAGGAGGCCGACGACGCCTACGACCCGGCCCGCGAGAACCCCGCCGTCGTCCTCAACAATCTCATCCGCACGGTCAAACCGACGGGCGAACTCGGCATCCCGGGCCTGTACGTCCCGGAGGACCCCGGTGCGCCCGACGAGATGGCCGCGCAGGGCCGCCTCGGCATCGACTTCGGCCTGCTCTTCGAGAAGGGCCAGAAGCTCGGCACCGGCCAGTGTAACGTCAAGTCCTACAACCGGGAACTGCGCGACCTCATCATCGAGGGCCGTGCCGACCCCAGTTGGGTCGTCTCCCACCGCGTCGGCCTCGAAGAGGCCCCGGAGATGTACGAGGCCTTCGACGACCGCGAAGAGGGCGTGACGAAGGTCCTGCTGGAGCCGTAA
- a CDS encoding AMP-binding protein — MAPDSLEELDRVVHEPSREFVESTNVWQFMQTYDIDGYEELIERTTTDLPDEPDSGVDWFWDELVDYLGIEFFEAYEEVRDDSEGPQFTDWYPGGELNAAHNAVDRHAARDNGARNHLALVWEGEPGDVRQLTFHDLHRQSNRVANYLESVGVGTGDTVGLYMPMVPEVASILYGCLKVGAIAVPIFSGFGVDATATRLADAECSVLFTADGFYRRGSKVHLKGSADETIRETEDLTESGDSPVEHTVVYDRIGTAEDPVERLTWTRRDDWWTEAIETQSDSYETKSLPSDQAAMLLYSSGTTGEPKGIVSPHAGALIQAAKEVYFGFDHKPGDRFFWVSDIGWMMGPWTLLGNHAFGGTVFMYEGAPDHPEPDRFWEMIDDHDLTAFGVSPTAIRALRKRGDEWLEGHDLSSLRLLGSTGEPWDPESWLWFYENVGGGECPIINISGGTEIMGCFLMPMPIQSLKPCTLGGPGLGMDVDIVDEEGDSIADTHERGFLVARDSCPSMTKSLWSGDERYLEEYWSTWPDLWDHGDWAQKDEDGLWFLHGRADDALNVAGRKVGPAEVEGAAMDHPAVNQAAAVGVPDDTTGTAVVLYAVLEPGHEPTDSLREAIAETVGEELGKPFRPREVLFVDALPKTQSGKILRRAIGSVYRGEDLGDMSSIENPDALDAVADAN; from the coding sequence ATGGCCCCGGACTCACTCGAAGAGCTGGACCGGGTCGTCCACGAACCCTCCCGAGAGTTCGTGGAGTCGACCAACGTCTGGCAGTTCATGCAGACCTACGACATCGACGGCTACGAGGAACTGATCGAGCGGACGACGACCGACCTGCCGGACGAGCCGGACTCCGGCGTCGACTGGTTCTGGGACGAACTCGTCGACTACCTCGGCATCGAGTTCTTCGAGGCGTACGAGGAAGTGCGAGACGACAGCGAGGGACCGCAGTTCACGGACTGGTACCCCGGCGGCGAACTCAACGCGGCGCACAACGCCGTCGATCGTCACGCCGCCCGCGACAACGGCGCTCGCAACCACCTCGCGCTCGTCTGGGAGGGCGAACCCGGCGACGTGCGACAGCTCACGTTCCACGACCTCCACCGCCAGAGCAACCGCGTCGCCAACTACCTCGAATCGGTCGGCGTCGGGACGGGCGACACCGTCGGGCTCTACATGCCGATGGTGCCCGAGGTGGCGAGCATCCTCTACGGCTGTCTGAAAGTCGGGGCCATCGCGGTGCCCATCTTCTCGGGGTTCGGCGTCGACGCGACGGCGACCCGCCTCGCGGACGCCGAGTGCTCGGTGCTGTTCACCGCCGACGGCTTCTACCGGCGCGGGTCGAAGGTCCACCTCAAGGGCAGCGCCGACGAGACGATTCGGGAGACGGAAGACCTGACAGAGAGCGGCGATTCCCCCGTCGAGCACACCGTCGTCTACGATCGCATCGGCACCGCCGAGGACCCGGTCGAGAGACTGACGTGGACGCGCCGGGACGACTGGTGGACCGAGGCCATCGAGACGCAATCGGACAGCTACGAGACGAAGTCGCTCCCCAGCGATCAGGCGGCGATGCTGCTGTACTCCTCGGGGACGACCGGCGAACCGAAGGGGATCGTCTCCCCGCACGCCGGGGCGCTGATACAGGCAGCCAAGGAGGTCTACTTCGGCTTCGACCACAAGCCCGGCGACCGCTTCTTCTGGGTCAGCGACATCGGGTGGATGATGGGGCCGTGGACGCTGCTCGGCAACCACGCCTTCGGCGGCACCGTCTTCATGTACGAGGGCGCGCCCGACCACCCCGAGCCCGACCGCTTCTGGGAGATGATCGACGACCACGACCTGACGGCCTTTGGCGTCTCGCCGACGGCCATCCGCGCGCTCAGGAAGCGCGGCGACGAGTGGCTGGAGGGCCACGACCTCTCTTCGCTCCGCCTGCTCGGGTCGACGGGCGAACCGTGGGACCCCGAGAGCTGGCTGTGGTTCTACGAGAACGTCGGCGGCGGCGAGTGCCCGATCATCAACATCTCCGGCGGCACCGAGATAATGGGCTGTTTCCTGATGCCGATGCCCATCCAGTCGCTGAAACCCTGCACGCTCGGCGGGCCGGGACTGGGGATGGACGTCGACATCGTGGACGAGGAGGGCGACTCCATCGCCGACACGCACGAACGCGGCTTCCTCGTCGCTCGCGACTCCTGTCCGTCGATGACGAAGTCGCTGTGGAGCGGCGACGAGCGATACCTCGAAGAGTACTGGTCGACGTGGCCCGACCTCTGGGACCACGGCGACTGGGCGCAGAAGGACGAGGACGGCCTCTGGTTCCTCCACGGCCGGGCCGACGACGCGCTCAATGTCGCCGGACGGAAGGTCGGCCCGGCGGAGGTCGAAGGCGCGGCGATGGACCACCCCGCGGTCAACCAGGCCGCCGCCGTCGGCGTCCCCGACGACACCACGGGCACCGCCGTCGTCCTGTACGCCGTCCTCGAACCCGGCCACGAACCGACCGACTCGCTCCGCGAGGCCATCGCGGAGACCGTCGGCGAGGAACTCGGCAAGCCGTTCCGCCCGCGCGAGGTGTTATTCGTCGACGCCCTCCCGAAGACCCAGAGCGGGAAGATCCTCCGCAGAGCCATCGGGTCGGTCTACCGCGGCGAGGACTTGGGGGACATGTCCAGTATCGAGAACCCCGACGCGCTCGACGCGGTGGCCGACGCCAACTGA
- a CDS encoding GNAT family N-acetyltransferase yields the protein MYVRDAKNREEVWLLDHIEEMGLDDTAFRSRDYVLAIDEHTHEKAGFGRIRIHKPDDADPVCELTSIGVLPEWRDQGVGAHVIERLVEYAADEGFDVVYSLTGAADYLAQFGFERIEPEQLPERLRERLEAKRENVQPDAVPLRLQRDRFRMPDRFRERFKNASVHEAEANEPEDSPEDFGIDPDEATYKYDTGG from the coding sequence ATGTACGTACGGGACGCGAAAAACCGCGAAGAGGTCTGGCTACTGGACCACATCGAAGAGATGGGGCTCGACGACACAGCCTTCCGCTCCCGTGACTACGTGCTCGCCATCGACGAGCACACCCACGAGAAGGCCGGATTCGGCCGTATCCGCATCCACAAGCCCGACGACGCCGACCCGGTCTGCGAGCTGACGAGCATCGGCGTCCTCCCGGAGTGGCGCGACCAGGGCGTCGGCGCGCACGTCATCGAACGACTGGTCGAGTACGCCGCCGACGAGGGGTTCGACGTGGTCTACTCCCTGACCGGCGCGGCCGACTACCTCGCGCAGTTCGGCTTCGAGCGCATCGAACCCGAGCAGTTGCCCGAGCGGTTACGGGAGCGCCTCGAAGCGAAGCGGGAGAACGTCCAACCCGACGCCGTGCCGCTCCGCCTCCAGCGCGACCGGTTCCGGATGCCCGACCGCTTCCGGGAGCGGTTCAAGAACGCCTCGGTCCACGAGGCGGAGGCCAACGAGCCCGAGGACTCGCCGGAGGACTTCGGCATCGATCCCGACGAGGCGACCTACAAGTACGACACCGGCGGCTAA